A DNA window from Malus domestica chromosome 12, GDT2T_hap1 contains the following coding sequences:
- the LOC103450176 gene encoding uncharacterized protein produces MEEYYAVMFMFEHGLRWAIGNGEVVRIWKDIWLPRPLTFKILTPATPTLGELMVKNIISMEDMCWKIDLLHQLFAKEEGLYGYSPNKDQPDKEGIMLETSCPRCGAVEETAHHVLRDYNFSRAVWFTAPVGMGTFGSHDVSSKKWLFQICENKQVDFEVVLLLMMIWALWKEMNGVVWDGHFFEPLEVVQRTLSWLYGFQVANQPSQVEEPKHLRLSFSDQWFKLNVDSTVKLKD; encoded by the exons ATGGAAGAGTATTATGCAGTCATGTTTATGTTTGAGCATGGTTTAAGATGGGCTATTGGTAATGGTGAAGTTGTTCGAATATGGAAGGATATATGGTTGCCTAGACCTCTTACATTTAAAATTCTTACACCGGCAACTCCTACTCTTGGAGAGCTGATGGTGAAGAATATAATCTCCATGGAAGATATGTGTTGGAAGATTGATTTGTTGCACCAATTGTTTGCAAAGGAAGAG GGTTTGTATGGATACTCTCCCAACAAGGACCAACCTGATAAAGAGGGAATTATGCTTGAAACTTCATGCCCGAGGTGTGGTGCGGTTGAAGAGACTGCACATCATGTTCTAAGGGATTATAATTTCTCTCGTGCAGTGTGGTTCACTGCACCAGTGGGTATGGGGACATTCGGAAGCCATGATGTCTCTTCAAAGAAGTGGTTGTTCCAGATTTGCGAGAACAAACAGGTGGATTTTGAGGTAGTACTACTACTAATGATGATTTGGGCCCTGTGGAAAGAAATGAATGGTGTGGTATGGGATGGGCATTTCTTCGAGCCTTTAGAGGTGGTTCAAAGAACGCTCAGCTGGCTATATGGTTTCCAGGTGGCCAACCAACCTAGCCAAGTGGAGGAGCCAAAACATCTGCGGTTATCATTTAGTGATCAGTGGTTTAAACTGAACGTTGATAGCACTGTGAAACTGAAAGATTGA
- the LOC103413735 gene encoding L-ascorbate peroxidase 2, cytosolic: MVKQYPTVSEEYQKAVEKCKRKLRGLIAEKHCAPIVLRLAWHSAGTFDIHTKTGGPFGTIRHPEELAHEANNGLDIVVRLLEPIKEQFPILSYADFYQLAGVVAVEVTGGPEIPFHPGRPDKQEPPPEGRLPDATKGSDHLRDVFGHMGLSDKDIVALSGGHTLGRCHKERSGFEGPWTTNPLIFDNSYFKELLNGEKEGLLQLPSDKALLEDPVFRPLVETYAADEDAFFADYAEAHLKLSELGFADAE; this comes from the exons ATGGTGAAACAGTACCCGACTGTGAGTGAGGAATACCAGAAGGCGGTAGAAAAATGCAAGAGAAAACTCCGAGGGCTCATCGCCGAGAAGCACTGTGCTCCGATAGTCCTCCGGTTGGC ATGGCACTCAGCTGGTACGTTTGACATACACACGAAGACTGGAGGACCGTTTGGGACCATCAGGCACCCGGAGGAGCTCGCTCATGAAGCAAACAACGGTCTTGATATCGTGGTTAGGCTTTTGGAGCCGATCAAGGAGCAGTTTCCGATCCTCTCGTATGCAGACTTCTACCAG CTGGCTGGAGTTGTTGCTGTAGAAGTTACAGGAGGGCCTGAGATTCCTTTCCACCCTGGTAGACCA GATAAACAAGAACCACCACCAGAAGGTCGTTTGCCAGATGCCACCAAAG GTTCGGATCATCTGAGGGATGTCTTTGGACACATGGGACTTAGTGACAAGGACATTGTTGCATTATCCGGTGGACACACCTTG GGTAGGTGTCACAAGGAGCGTTCTGGATTCGAGGGACCCTGGACAACCAACCCTCTTATTTTCGACAACTCCTATTTCAA GGAGCTTCTTAATGGAGAGAAAGAAGGTCTTCTTCAGCTGCCATCAGATAAAGCTCTTCTGGAGGATCCAGTCTTTCGCCCTCTTGTCGAGACTTATGCTGCG GACGAAGACGCCTTCTTTGCTGATTATGCTGAAGCACATTTGAAGCTCTCCGAGCTTGG ATTTGCAGATGCTGAGTAA
- the LOC114819997 gene encoding uncharacterized protein, translated as MNAVARSAWKVLKRSSQGVESVTQLEYHRHEQLIGIWVKAMNGNLEWALTVMQMKMTSRGIERMIKQEQTHHLKNSEKLISACKNLEQKLRSQDFARKLKAILLKKVKSSDSEILNQTPHRRRPRPLKLL; from the coding sequence ATGAATGCGGTAGCAAGAAGCGCGTGGAAGGTGTTGAAACGGTCTAGTCAGGGCGTGGAGTCAGTGACTCAGTTGGAGTACCATCGTCATGAGCAATTGATAGGGATTTGGGTGAAGGCGATGAACGGGAACTTAGAGTGGGCCCTGACGGTTATGCAAATGAAGATGACATCGAGGGGGATTGAAAGGATGATAAAGCAAGAGCAAACCCACCACCTCAAAAACTCTGAGAAACTAATCTCGGCTTGCAAGAATCTCGAGCAGAAGCTCCGGTCTCAAGACTTTGCTCGCAAGCTCAAGGCCATCCTCCTCAAGAAAGTCAAAAGCTCAGATTCAGAAATTCTGAACCAAACCCCCCACCGACGCCGTCCCCGACCACTAAAACTGCTCTGA